GGCCGATGCTGCGGATGCGTCCGCGCCACACCTCTCCAGGCAGGCCGTCGAGCACCACCAGCACCGGCGTGCCGCTGCGCAGGCGGCCGAGGTTGTTTTCGGTCATGTCGGCACTGATCCACAGGTCATGGGTGGCAACCAGGGTCAGCACCGGGCTGCCGGCACCGACGTAGTGGCCGACATCCACCCGCAGGTCGGTGATGCGCCCGTCGGCATCGGCGCGCACCTGGGTCCGCGCCAGGTCCAGGCGGGCCTTCTCCAGGTTGGCCGCGGCGCTGCGCAGTTGGGCGTTGTCGTCGCTGCTGCCGCCCTCCTGCTCCTTGGCCCGCTCGACTTCGGCGCGGGCCGCGGCGACCTGGCTGCGCGCCTGCTCGTAGCTGGCCTGGGCACCTTCCAGGCGGCGCACCGACACCGTGCCTGGATCCTCCTGATACAACCGCCGCAGGCGCTCGGCATCCTGGCGGGCCTTGCGCGCATTGGCCTCGGCCGCCGCCAGCGCGGCCTGGGCCGAGTCGATACCGGCACTGTGGGCGCCCACCTGGCGCCGCGCCGCCTCGTAGTCGGCCTCGGCCCGGGCCAGGGCGATGCGGTACTGCGCCGGGTCCAGCTCGAACAGCAGCTCACCGCGCCGCACCGGCTGGTTGTTGCCCACCGCCACCCGTCGCACCTGCCCAGCCACCTCGGCGCTCACCGCCACCACATAGGCCTGCAGGCGCGCCTGCTGGGTATAGGGGGTGAAGCGGTCGGCCAGCAGGTACCAGAGCAGGCTCACGGCAATCACCAGGAGGATCCAGCGCATGCCCCGGTCGGGGGCTTGGGCTTGAGTCATTCGCGCTCACCTTGTTCATCGAGCAGCTCGCCCCAGTCGGTGCGTCGCTGCATCTGTTCCCGGGTTGGCCGGTCGATGGCCGCGGCCTGGCGCTGCCAGCCGCCGCCGAGGGCCTTGTACAAGGCCACCAGGCTGCTGACCGCGTTGCCACGGCTGACCAGGTAGCCGTCCTGTTGCTGCAACAGCAACTGCTGGGCATCGAGCACCCGCTGGAAATCGGCGAAGCCCTCGCGGTACTGCGCGCTGGCCAGCGCCAGCGAACGTTGCGCGGCCTGGGATGCCTGGTCGCGAATGGCCGCGCTCTGCAAGGCACGCACCAGGCCGCTGGCGGCGTCGTCGGCCTCGCGCGCGGCGTCGCGCACCTGCTGGTGGTACAGGGTCAGCAACTGCTGCAGGCGCGCGTCCTCGACCCGCACGGCGTTCTTGCGCCGGCCATGGTCGAACGGGTTCCACAGCAGCGCGGGCCCCGCGGCGATATCGAAGCTGTCGGGCAGCCGACTGGACGACACCAGGCTCCAGCCCAGGCTGCCGAGCAGGCTCAGTTGCGGGTACAGATCGGCCTCGGCCACCCCGACCAGCGCCGACTGCGCCGCCACCGCCTGCTCGGCGGCGCGGATGTCCGGGCGCCGGCGCAGCAGCTCGGCGGGCACCTCGCGCAGCACCGCGCGATCCGGCAGCGGCAGTTGCCCATGGCCTGCGGCCAGCTCCGGCAGCGCGCCGGGCGGGCGTCCGAGCAAGGCGCACAGTGTGTTGCGCAAGGTGTTGAGCTGGTTCTCGAACTCAGGGATGGTCGCCTCGGTGGCCAACAGCTGGGTGCGCGCCTGCTGCCAGTCGAGCTCGTCGTTCTCGCCGTGCCGGAACAGCCGCTCGGTGATCTGCAGGCTGCGCGCCTGGCGCCGGGCGTTGTCGCGGGCGATGTCCAGCCGCGCCTCGGCGGTACGCAGGCCGAAATAGGTGTCGGCCACCTGTGCGCGCAGCAGCACCAGGGCATCGGCATGGTTGGCCCG
The window above is part of the Pseudomonas muyukensis genome. Proteins encoded here:
- a CDS encoding efflux transporter outer membrane subunit, with translation MGGSTRRGALSLLAMLAGCTQVGPDFTPPQDPWLAGWHTPLLAQATARGAVDLRQWWASFADPTLDALIAEADAHNGDLQVAGLRIAEARAQLAIVQAGRYPQLQQLRAQSLYLKQDQSASPSARDSVFWQSSLGFEVAWEIDFWGRFSRAIEAADAAYFASRANHADALVLLRAQVADTYFGLRTAEARLDIARDNARRQARSLQITERLFRHGENDELDWQQARTQLLATEATIPEFENQLNTLRNTLCALLGRPPGALPELAAGHGQLPLPDRAVLREVPAELLRRRPDIRAAEQAVAAQSALVGVAEADLYPQLSLLGSLGWSLVSSSRLPDSFDIAAGPALLWNPFDHGRRKNAVRVEDARLQQLLTLYHQQVRDAAREADDAASGLVRALQSAAIRDQASQAAQRSLALASAQYREGFADFQRVLDAQQLLLQQQDGYLVSRGNAVSSLVALYKALGGGWQRQAAAIDRPTREQMQRRTDWGELLDEQGERE
- a CDS encoding HlyD family secretion protein, producing MTQAQAPDRGMRWILLVIAVSLLWYLLADRFTPYTQQARLQAYVVAVSAEVAGQVRRVAVGNNQPVRRGELLFELDPAQYRIALARAEADYEAARRQVGAHSAGIDSAQAALAAAEANARKARQDAERLRRLYQEDPGTVSVRRLEGAQASYEQARSQVAAARAEVERAKEQEGGSSDDNAQLRSAAANLEKARLDLARTQVRADADGRITDLRVDVGHYVGAGSPVLTLVATHDLWISADMTENNLGRLRSGTPVLVVLDGLPGEVWRGRIRSIGQAVSTGQAPPPGQLPTVQNSREWLRSAQRFPVIVELDPDQALEASQLRVGGQAEVMALPGQGNPLNLLGRLFMAVMSWLSYAY